The following are encoded in a window of Halosimplex halophilum genomic DNA:
- a CDS encoding asparagine synthase-related protein, translating into MVGLSGVFGAGAGSCDVETVPAAVDDEETGRYRDRDAEVRSAFHAGTATDQPAETADGALVWVWGEVYSVADGGDRTTVDPNESARVCAREYAEHGLDFVERLDGEFAGWVYDPAAGTVSLFLDRLGARPLYYADAGDSLAVSTNVQTVPVVSGFEPRFDGEYLAEYLYSRRTQGTETPIEGVQQLPPATVLTYDVDTGEAERWTYWEPRHRPVDEPLSYFVRELAERFERAVADRTADDGDHGLLLSGGSDSRAVLAAADESLAAFHLADGETREARVAERVADAAGADFHRLDRGPGYHAELLERAAPIQEFVGPFHTGHALGFADEIRDEADTLLTGLYSDDLFGSWSVSQATLDLPAGVRFWLPVERLPSTTDAFVDGQVTAGPTRRPAFLDATPLGELLADNVEARDGRVDYHGVGYESVEQLSLSSTLYPITNGIGFDLYSALQIAPTRNPFLDRRLVELHLSMPLRYRLRADPLHRAIDRLDGSLAAVPHAGTRLPLTYPKAAHAVGNRVVNQLDKLGAGGYRTEGPWQDRDEVVRTDDFVGRALERNADLLRRLPGIDAGAARETYRRHRAGETDAAEELYRLVSVLEMPLTRRVLGEDDTESDDGRDGDRSDGRGGGGDRRDAGDGSDDDGPRTEPVRA; encoded by the coding sequence ATGGTCGGCCTCTCCGGGGTGTTCGGCGCGGGCGCCGGCAGCTGCGACGTGGAGACGGTCCCGGCCGCCGTCGACGACGAGGAGACCGGCCGCTACCGCGACCGCGACGCCGAGGTGCGGTCGGCGTTCCACGCGGGGACGGCGACCGACCAGCCCGCCGAGACCGCCGACGGCGCGCTCGTGTGGGTCTGGGGCGAGGTGTACAGCGTCGCCGACGGCGGCGACCGGACGACGGTCGACCCCAACGAGTCCGCCCGCGTGTGCGCGCGAGAGTACGCGGAACACGGCCTGGACTTCGTCGAGCGGCTCGACGGGGAGTTCGCCGGCTGGGTGTACGACCCCGCTGCCGGGACGGTCTCGCTGTTCCTCGACCGCCTGGGCGCGCGGCCGCTGTACTACGCGGACGCGGGCGATAGCCTCGCCGTCTCGACGAACGTCCAGACGGTCCCGGTCGTCTCGGGCTTCGAGCCGCGTTTCGACGGGGAGTACCTCGCCGAGTACCTCTACAGCCGGCGGACCCAGGGAACGGAGACGCCGATCGAGGGCGTCCAGCAGCTACCGCCGGCGACGGTCCTGACCTACGACGTCGACACCGGCGAGGCCGAGCGGTGGACCTACTGGGAGCCGCGCCACCGGCCGGTCGACGAGCCGCTGTCGTACTTCGTCCGGGAGCTGGCCGAGCGCTTCGAGCGGGCGGTCGCCGACCGGACGGCCGACGACGGCGACCACGGCCTGCTGTTGAGCGGCGGCAGCGACTCCCGGGCGGTGCTGGCGGCCGCCGACGAGTCGCTGGCGGCGTTCCACCTGGCCGACGGCGAGACCCGCGAGGCCCGCGTCGCCGAGCGGGTGGCCGACGCCGCGGGCGCGGACTTCCACCGGCTGGACCGCGGGCCGGGCTACCACGCCGAGCTGCTGGAGCGGGCGGCGCCGATCCAGGAGTTCGTCGGCCCGTTCCACACGGGCCACGCGCTCGGGTTCGCCGACGAGATCCGCGACGAGGCCGACACGCTGCTGACGGGGCTGTACAGCGACGACCTCTTCGGCTCCTGGAGCGTCTCGCAGGCGACGCTCGACCTGCCCGCGGGCGTCCGCTTCTGGCTCCCCGTCGAGCGGCTCCCCTCGACGACCGACGCGTTCGTCGACGGTCAGGTGACGGCGGGGCCGACGCGCCGGCCGGCCTTCCTCGACGCGACGCCGCTGGGCGAGTTGCTCGCCGACAACGTCGAGGCCCGGGACGGCCGGGTCGACTACCACGGCGTCGGCTACGAGTCGGTCGAACAGCTCAGCCTCAGCTCGACGCTGTACCCCATCACGAACGGGATCGGCTTCGATCTGTACAGCGCCTTGCAGATCGCGCCGACGCGCAACCCGTTCCTCGACCGCCGGCTGGTCGAGTTGCACCTGTCGATGCCCCTGCGGTATCGGCTGCGCGCGGACCCGCTCCACCGGGCGATCGACCGCCTCGACGGGTCGCTGGCCGCGGTCCCCCACGCGGGGACGCGGCTGCCGCTGACCTACCCGAAGGCGGCCCACGCGGTCGGCAACCGCGTGGTCAACCAGCTCGACAAGCTCGGCGCGGGCGGCTACCGGACGGAGGGGCCCTGGCAGGACAGGGACGAGGTCGTCCGGACCGACGACTTCGTCGGCCGGGCCCTGGAGCGCAACGCCGACTTGCTCCGCCGGCTCCCGGGGATCGACGCCGGGGCCGCCCGCGAGACCTACCGTCGTCATCGCGCCGGCGAGACGGACGCCGCCGAGGAACTCTACCGGCTGGTCAGCGTCCTCGAGATGCCGCTGACGCGGCGCGTCCTCGGCGAGGACGACACGGAGAGCGACGACGGACGTGACGGCGACAGAAGCGACGGACGTGGCGGCGGAGGCGACAGGCGTGACGCCGGCGACGGAAGCGACGACGACGGCCCGCGAACGGAACCAGTCCGGGCGTGA
- a CDS encoding ABC transporter ATP-binding protein — protein sequence MSRDIHQKRSASHAASTDAVDGPVGDPVLELDGVVRSYASETAVEDLSLTVGDGEVLTLLGPSGCGKTTTLRLVGGLEHPDAGSIELRDGTIADADDGTFVPPERRGIGLVFQDFALFPHMTAAENVGFGLDDWDEADRRERVAELLSLVDLAEHGDDYPGELSGGQKQRVALARSLAPEPDVLLLDEPLSNLDVSLRVSMREEIRRIIDETGVTAIWVTHDQEEALSVADRVGIMNDGRLQQVGRPERIFERPASRFVASFLGRTGFLAAERQGDGLATDLGRIDADRIADLDATHGEVVDVLVRPDDLRATPTNEADAHGRITSRQYQGPSFVYRVETNSGDTIHCLQNHTEVFEIGQPVRVDLVADHPLQWFPRE from the coding sequence ATGTCACGCGATATCCACCAGAAACGGTCCGCCTCGCACGCAGCATCGACCGACGCCGTCGACGGTCCGGTCGGCGACCCCGTGCTCGAACTCGACGGCGTCGTCCGGTCGTACGCCTCCGAGACCGCGGTCGAGGACCTGTCGCTGACCGTCGGCGACGGCGAGGTACTCACCCTGCTCGGGCCGTCGGGCTGCGGGAAGACGACGACCCTGCGGCTGGTCGGCGGCCTCGAACACCCCGACGCCGGGTCGATCGAGCTGCGCGACGGGACCATCGCCGACGCCGACGACGGCACGTTCGTCCCGCCGGAGCGGCGCGGCATCGGCCTCGTCTTCCAGGACTTCGCGCTCTTTCCGCACATGACCGCCGCCGAGAACGTCGGCTTCGGCCTCGACGACTGGGACGAGGCCGACCGCCGCGAGCGCGTCGCGGAGCTGCTCTCGCTGGTCGACCTCGCGGAGCACGGCGACGACTACCCCGGCGAGCTCTCGGGCGGCCAGAAACAGCGCGTCGCGCTCGCGCGGTCGCTGGCCCCCGAGCCCGACGTGTTGCTGCTGGACGAGCCGCTCAGCAACCTCGACGTGAGCCTCCGCGTCTCGATGCGCGAGGAGATCCGCCGGATCATCGACGAGACGGGGGTCACCGCCATCTGGGTCACCCACGACCAGGAGGAGGCGCTGTCGGTCGCCGACCGCGTCGGCATCATGAACGACGGCCGCCTCCAGCAGGTCGGCCGCCCCGAGCGGATCTTCGAGCGGCCCGCCTCGCGGTTCGTCGCCTCCTTCCTCGGCCGCACGGGCTTTCTCGCGGCCGAGCGCCAGGGCGACGGCCTCGCGACCGACCTGGGCCGGATCGACGCCGACCGGATCGCCGACCTCGACGCCACGCACGGCGAGGTGGTCGACGTGCTCGTCCGCCCGGACGACCTGCGGGCGACGCCGACCAACGAGGCCGACGCCCACGGACGGATTACGAGCCGGCAGTACCAGGGCCCCTCGTTCGTCTACCGCGTCGAGACGAACAGCGGCGACACCATCCACTGCCTCCAGAACCACACCGAGGTCTTCGAGATCGGCCAGCCCGTCCGCGTCGACCTCGTCGCCGACCACCCGCTGCAGTGGTTCCCGCGGGAGTGA
- a CDS encoding ABC transporter permease: protein MSVVDRLAEPFDRGETEDRPVGLALLSGAVAAAVLSPLAWIVLRVLQVDTDYALSILVRPATVEILLTSLGLVAAVTGASVLLGVPLAFLTVRTDLPFRRFWTIAVALPLVVPSYLGAFTFIMAFGPGGELADALAPLGIASIPSIYGFPGTTLVLTLYTYPYVFITTRASLLSFDQRLVEAARTLGISRWAAFRRVTLPQLLPGITSGALLVALYALSDFGTPALLRLDVFTRVIMVEFNTFGRETAALLSLQLLAITAVILAIESRIGDSTQGAYVGTSPNQESDTAVSLGAWKLPALLFCSAVVFLCLVVPVGVLLLWLVRSPETAARIGTEFQWGFAFNSMKVSLATALVCAVAAIPVAYYAARYRSRLAELFDRATYVGYAMPGIVLGLALVFFGVWYQSTATGVSTDLFGADYAPQLYQALPLLIFAYVVRFLPQAVGATRSSVRRVDRSLTEAARTLGRSRSAAFRRITLPLIAPGVIGGAALVFLTTMKELPATLLLHPTGFETLVTYIWGLRESANYGAVAVPALALIVVSGLSMVVILSQED, encoded by the coding sequence ATGTCCGTCGTCGACCGGCTGGCCGAACCGTTCGACCGCGGCGAGACCGAGGACCGCCCGGTCGGGCTGGCCCTGCTGAGCGGCGCCGTCGCCGCCGCGGTGCTCTCGCCGCTCGCGTGGATCGTCCTCCGGGTCCTCCAGGTCGACACCGACTACGCGCTGTCGATCCTCGTCCGGCCGGCGACCGTCGAGATCCTCCTGACGAGCCTCGGGCTCGTCGCCGCCGTCACCGGGGCGTCGGTCCTGCTGGGCGTCCCGCTCGCCTTCCTGACCGTCCGGACCGACCTCCCCTTCCGCCGGTTCTGGACGATCGCCGTGGCGCTCCCGCTGGTCGTCCCGAGCTACCTCGGCGCGTTCACGTTCATCATGGCGTTCGGCCCCGGCGGCGAACTGGCCGACGCGCTCGCGCCGCTCGGGATCGCGTCGATCCCCTCGATCTACGGCTTCCCGGGGACGACGCTCGTGCTCACGCTGTACACCTACCCCTACGTGTTCATCACGACCCGGGCGTCGCTGCTGTCCTTCGACCAGCGGCTCGTCGAGGCCGCGCGCACGCTGGGGATCTCCCGGTGGGCGGCGTTCAGACGGGTGACGCTCCCCCAGCTGCTGCCGGGGATCACCTCCGGCGCCCTGCTGGTCGCGCTGTACGCCCTCTCGGATTTCGGGACGCCCGCGCTGCTGCGCCTGGACGTGTTCACCCGGGTCATCATGGTCGAGTTCAACACGTTCGGCCGCGAGACCGCCGCTTTGCTGTCGCTGCAGCTGCTGGCGATCACGGCGGTCATCCTCGCCATCGAGTCGCGGATCGGCGACTCGACCCAGGGCGCCTACGTCGGGACGAGCCCCAACCAGGAGAGCGACACGGCGGTCTCGCTGGGCGCCTGGAAGCTCCCGGCGCTTCTGTTCTGTTCCGCCGTCGTCTTCCTCTGTCTGGTCGTCCCGGTCGGCGTCCTGCTGCTGTGGCTGGTCCGCAGCCCCGAGACGGCCGCGCGGATCGGGACCGAGTTCCAGTGGGGCTTCGCCTTCAACTCGATGAAGGTGTCGCTGGCGACGGCGCTGGTCTGTGCGGTCGCGGCGATCCCCGTCGCCTACTACGCGGCGCGGTACCGCTCGCGGCTGGCCGAGCTGTTCGACCGCGCGACCTACGTCGGCTACGCGATGCCCGGGATCGTCCTCGGGCTGGCGCTCGTGTTCTTCGGCGTCTGGTACCAGTCGACCGCGACCGGGGTCTCGACGGATCTCTTCGGCGCGGACTACGCCCCCCAGCTCTACCAGGCGCTGCCGCTTCTGATCTTCGCCTACGTCGTGCGCTTCCTCCCGCAGGCGGTCGGGGCGACCCGCTCGTCGGTCCGCCGGGTCGACCGCAGCCTCACGGAGGCCGCGCGCACCCTCGGGCGCAGCCGGTCGGCCGCCTTCCGGCGGATCACGCTCCCCCTCATCGCGCCGGGGGTGATCGGCGGCGCCGCGCTGGTCTTCCTCACGACGATGAAGGAACTGCCCGCGACCCTGCTGTTGCATCCGACGGGCTTCGAGACACTCGTCACGTATATCTGGGGCCTCCGCGAAAGTGCCAACTACGGAGCGGTCGCGGTCCCCGCCCTCGCGCTGATCGTCGTCTCGGGGCTCTCGATGGTCGTCATCCTCTCACAGGAGGACTGA